One stretch of Eupeodes corollae chromosome 2, idEupCoro1.1, whole genome shotgun sequence DNA includes these proteins:
- the LOC129948205 gene encoding uncharacterized protein LOC129948205, which yields MKLFLCLVVLAFAAVNAETPEAEASKTVILVKSAPQPLKIKPTLAPYKPLPLKVVKPKAIIISGPPQPLRPKPTPAPYKQIIKVVPVPTPARKPVNIQKGGAWWG from the exons atgaag cttTTCTTGTGCTTGGTGGTATTGGCGTTCGCTGCAGTCAATGCAGAAACTCCGGAAGCAGAGGCCTCCAAAACAGTAATACTTGTAAAATCGGCACCACAACCCTTAAAGATAAAACCAACATTGGCTCCATACAAGCCACTACCTCTTAAAGTAGTGAAGCCCAAAGCTATAATTATATCAGGACCACCACAACCATTGAGACCAAAGCCAACACCAGCtccatacaaacaaataattaaggTTGTTCCAGTTCCAACTCCAGCACGCAAGCCCGTTAATATCCAAAAGGGTGGAGCTTGGTGGGGATAA